A genomic stretch from Rhizobium brockwellii includes:
- a CDS encoding BTAD domain-containing putative transcriptional regulator, with translation MDIRQMLTNRLCLLGRPRLLAAGRELPLPEKSYFLLAMLAAEPNFELDRETVRRQLWQSELPEKRAGSLRQLLARIEQSVPAGLPPLLAATRTHIGLADGWEVDVHILKQKGPLAPEDGGLLNGELLEGVKSPTQGAEDWLTFERQRVDELRSTHLTRLVEISEDRSDEEQVTLARRLLELDPASETAYRALMRTYVRMNDPAAARQAYLKCKSQLKDDFDTEPEESTTALARELNLVPAAQATSGHPQSALNLSVGPLGQPRIIILPPESIFTDPLMERVGRALLEDVTIGLSQQRGFKVIAAHTSLEILSRSIDPSRAVPGPLDLSFDYAVYVTIQGRDEDVFATCRLTRTTTSEVIWAIELPLVMQKISESFAHLTRRIVSSLADTIERHELAIPIGEAPPSAYRLYLEGKRLIAQTDLQHLRQARKWFKSSLNRYEHFSAAHAGMSRALGMEWLIRGMRDKELLDEANGAARLAQQSDPNSGRAYRELGFVALYRRRFDESLEYFQQAQDLNPNDADILADFANALSHDGDFDRALELSRAAFKLNPLPPDYYYWNLGGIHFMREEYEMAIEALEPVKTKQATARLLAASHAMAGETSKARNYARVVLENFPDFRSEDIRHFVPDRDPAYTEPLIQGLQLAGLP, from the coding sequence ATGGACATCCGGCAGATGTTGACGAACAGGCTGTGCCTGCTCGGAAGACCGCGATTGCTGGCGGCGGGGAGAGAACTCCCCTTGCCGGAGAAGTCTTATTTTCTCCTCGCCATGCTCGCCGCCGAACCCAATTTCGAACTCGACCGCGAAACCGTCAGGCGACAGCTCTGGCAATCGGAGCTGCCGGAAAAACGGGCCGGCAGCCTGCGCCAGCTGCTGGCGCGCATCGAACAGAGCGTTCCCGCCGGCCTTCCACCGCTGCTTGCCGCGACCCGAACCCATATCGGCCTTGCCGATGGCTGGGAGGTCGACGTTCATATCCTGAAACAGAAAGGGCCGCTCGCCCCCGAAGACGGCGGCCTGCTGAACGGCGAATTGCTCGAAGGCGTCAAATCGCCGACGCAGGGCGCCGAGGACTGGCTGACCTTTGAGCGCCAACGTGTCGATGAACTGCGCTCCACCCATCTCACCCGGCTGGTCGAGATATCAGAAGACAGATCGGATGAAGAGCAGGTCACGCTTGCCAGGCGCCTGCTGGAACTCGACCCTGCCAGCGAGACGGCCTATCGCGCCTTGATGCGCACCTATGTCAGGATGAACGATCCGGCAGCGGCGCGTCAGGCCTATCTGAAGTGCAAGAGCCAGCTGAAGGACGATTTCGACACCGAGCCGGAAGAAAGCACCACCGCTCTTGCCCGCGAACTTAACCTGGTGCCGGCAGCGCAGGCGACGTCGGGACATCCTCAGTCGGCGCTTAACCTTTCCGTCGGTCCGCTTGGTCAGCCGCGTATCATCATCCTGCCGCCGGAAAGCATTTTCACCGATCCGCTGATGGAGCGCGTCGGCAGAGCGCTTCTCGAAGACGTCACCATCGGGCTCAGCCAGCAGCGCGGCTTCAAGGTGATCGCGGCGCATACGAGCCTGGAGATCCTCAGCCGTTCGATCGATCCGTCACGTGCCGTGCCCGGTCCGCTCGACCTGAGCTTCGACTATGCGGTCTACGTCACCATCCAGGGCCGCGACGAGGATGTCTTTGCGACCTGCCGGCTGACGCGGACAACGACATCGGAGGTGATCTGGGCCATCGAACTGCCGCTGGTCATGCAGAAGATCAGCGAATCCTTCGCGCATCTGACGCGGCGGATCGTCTCGTCGCTTGCCGACACGATCGAGCGTCACGAACTGGCGATACCAATCGGCGAGGCGCCGCCGTCCGCCTACCGTCTCTACCTGGAAGGCAAGCGGCTGATTGCCCAGACCGATCTGCAGCATCTGCGCCAGGCGCGCAAATGGTTCAAATCCTCGCTCAATCGTTATGAACATTTTTCCGCCGCCCATGCTGGCATGTCGCGCGCGCTCGGCATGGAATGGCTGATCCGCGGCATGCGGGACAAGGAACTGCTCGACGAGGCGAACGGTGCTGCCCGGCTAGCGCAGCAATCCGATCCGAACAGCGGCCGGGCCTATCGCGAGCTCGGCTTCGTGGCGCTTTATCGCCGCCGCTTCGACGAAAGCCTGGAATATTTCCAGCAGGCTCAGGATCTCAATCCTAACGACGCAGACATCCTCGCCGATTTCGCCAATGCGCTTTCCCACGATGGCGATTTCGATCGAGCGCTGGAGCTCAGCCGCGCGGCCTTCAAACTCAATCCGCTGCCGCCGGACTATTATTACTGGAACCTCGGCGGCATCCACTTCATGCGCGAAGAATATGAAATGGCGATCGAGGCGCTGGAACCGGTGAAGACCAAGCAGGCGACGGCCCGTCTGCTCGCCGCCTCGCATGCCATGGCAGGCGAGACGAGCAAAGCCAGGAATTACGCCAGGGTGGTGCTGGAAAACTTCCCCGATTTCCGCAGCGAGGACATCCGTCATTTCGTCCCCGATCGCGATCCCGCCTATACGGAACCGCTGATACAGGGCCTGCAACTTGCTGGTCTTCCCTGA
- a CDS encoding cytosine deaminase, whose amino-acid sequence MNDLSLFPTLAARLARQERIRLAKARVPVALLADDVPGGAEVDRDGSALVDILVENGRIAAITPALADGGEDAVALDGRHVWPLLIDAHAHLDKGHTMGRAPDSGGTHPGARAATTADRLAHWNADDLLRRMEFALATADAHGVAAIRTHLDSHEGQAEITWSAFAEMRERWKGCITLQAAGLVPLDAYRDDYGTRLADIVAVHGGLLGGVTRASGGTHGSGLDDIDLLLDRLFALAKERELDVDLHVDEAAQADALPHVARAAIRHGYEGRVTCGHCCSLALLGEQELRDTIALIADAGLSIITLPTVNMYLQDRENGRTPRWRGVTPVQELQAAGIPVAAAGDNCRDPFFAYGDHDMLDTWRQAVRILHLDHPYADAPALAGPAPAGIMGIDAGTIGVDRPADLMILEAWSLDQVIARPHSDRVLLRKGIFANRTLPSYSMLTDVQTA is encoded by the coding sequence ATGAACGATCTTTCCCTGTTTCCCACCCTTGCCGCCCGTCTGGCGAGACAGGAGCGCATTCGTCTTGCGAAGGCGCGCGTCCCGGTCGCGCTGCTTGCAGATGACGTGCCTGGTGGTGCGGAGGTGGACCGGGACGGTTCAGCCCTCGTCGATATTCTGGTCGAGAACGGCAGGATCGCCGCGATAACGCCGGCCCTTGCCGATGGTGGCGAAGATGCAGTCGCGCTAGACGGCCGCCATGTCTGGCCGCTTCTGATCGACGCGCACGCCCATCTCGACAAGGGCCACACCATGGGACGGGCGCCCGATTCCGGCGGCACGCATCCGGGCGCGCGCGCCGCGACGACGGCGGACCGGCTTGCACACTGGAATGCCGACGACCTCCTGCGGCGGATGGAATTCGCTCTTGCAACGGCTGATGCCCATGGCGTGGCCGCTATCCGCACCCATCTCGACAGTCACGAGGGGCAGGCGGAAATCACCTGGAGCGCGTTTGCCGAAATGCGCGAACGTTGGAAAGGCTGCATCACCCTGCAGGCTGCCGGCCTCGTGCCGCTCGATGCCTATCGCGACGACTATGGCACCCGCCTTGCCGATATCGTTGCCGTCCACGGCGGCTTGCTCGGCGGCGTCACCCGCGCCTCCGGGGGCACCCATGGGTCAGGCCTCGACGATATCGACCTGCTGCTCGACCGGTTATTTGCGCTGGCGAAGGAACGGGAACTGGATGTCGATCTACATGTCGACGAGGCGGCACAGGCCGATGCCCTGCCGCATGTGGCGCGTGCCGCCATCCGACACGGTTACGAGGGGCGCGTGACGTGCGGCCACTGCTGTTCGCTTGCGCTTCTGGGCGAGCAAGAATTGCGCGACACGATCGCGCTGATCGCCGATGCCGGCCTCTCGATCATCACGCTGCCAACCGTCAACATGTATCTCCAGGATCGCGAAAACGGCCGCACGCCGCGCTGGCGCGGGGTCACGCCCGTGCAGGAATTGCAGGCGGCTGGCATTCCGGTCGCCGCGGCCGGCGACAATTGCCGCGATCCGTTCTTTGCCTATGGCGATCACGACATGCTGGACACCTGGCGGCAAGCGGTGCGCATCCTGCATCTCGACCACCCTTACGCGGATGCGCCCGCTCTTGCCGGCCCGGCACCCGCCGGCATCATGGGCATCGACGCCGGTACGATCGGCGTCGATCGTCCGGCAGACCTGATGATCCTGGAAGCCTGGAGCCTCGACCAGGTTATCGCCCGTCCGCACTCCGACCGGGTCCTCCTCCGCAAGGGGATCTTCGCCAACAGGACATTGCCCTCCTACAGCATGCTCACAGATGTCCAGACCGCGTGA
- a CDS encoding LysR family transcriptional regulator → MKMVRCGDIVEQSIRLPSGNGPIMLHGRALRYIDEVARQGSIRKAAKTLHVAASAVNRYILELEEELQAPIFERLPRGLKLTSSGEILIQHIRETLQAHQRMRAQIQSLKGLNRGEVVLATMATLAAGRIAEIVAAYREKHPQVSLRIMVGDRTIVAEMVALGQADLAIAYNLPDDTRLQRAAEFRHALGAVVAPAHPLANRKTVRMSDCLLYPLVLADRSLSLREVVEATAPARATLVPVVETNSMELMKRLARTTPHITFLNRLDVDREMATGDLVFIPLTGTGSLQRLNILHRARGSLSPAGSHFMQFAQERLLASFDES, encoded by the coding sequence TTGAAGATGGTCCGTTGCGGTGACATCGTGGAACAGTCAATCCGACTCCCGTCAGGCAACGGACCCATCATGCTTCATGGACGCGCGCTGCGTTATATCGACGAGGTGGCCCGACAGGGCTCCATCCGCAAGGCGGCAAAGACATTGCATGTCGCCGCCTCTGCGGTGAACCGCTATATCCTGGAGCTTGAGGAAGAGCTGCAGGCACCCATTTTCGAGCGCCTGCCGCGCGGCCTGAAACTGACGAGTTCTGGCGAGATCCTCATCCAGCACATTCGCGAGACACTGCAGGCGCATCAGCGGATGCGGGCGCAGATCCAGTCCCTCAAGGGGCTCAATCGCGGCGAGGTGGTGCTGGCGACCATGGCAACGCTCGCTGCGGGCCGGATTGCCGAGATCGTTGCCGCCTACCGAGAAAAACATCCGCAGGTCAGCCTGCGGATCATGGTCGGCGACCGGACGATTGTTGCGGAGATGGTTGCGCTCGGCCAGGCCGATCTCGCCATTGCCTACAACCTGCCGGACGATACCCGGCTGCAACGCGCCGCCGAATTCCGCCATGCGCTGGGAGCCGTCGTCGCGCCCGCCCATCCCCTCGCAAACCGCAAGACCGTGCGCATGTCCGATTGCCTGCTCTATCCGCTGGTTCTGGCGGATCGATCGCTGTCGCTGCGCGAGGTCGTCGAGGCGACTGCCCCGGCGCGTGCCACCCTTGTTCCCGTCGTCGAGACCAATTCGATGGAACTGATGAAGCGCCTTGCCCGGACAACGCCTCACATAACCTTCCTCAACCGGCTCGATGTCGACCGCGAAATGGCAACCGGCGACCTGGTCTTCATTCCGCTGACGGGAACCGGCTCGCTGCAACGGCTCAATATCCTCCACCGCGCCCGCGGCTCGCTTTCGCCCGCCGGCAGCCATTTCATGCAATTCGCACAGGAGCGTCTGCTCGCCTCGTTCGACGAGAGCTGA
- a CDS encoding isopenicillin N synthase family dioxygenase, which translates to MNIQTDTLAELAKEATIGGIGTTVDREIPVIDLSDFDNRKHEIADALWQASVDIGFFQVYNHGIAQDDIDAAFETAWTFFALPAEVKAKTPMPKGINAGWEFKAQVRPSTGTPDNKESFQLTRPDMIRLNLWPSEDDLPGFREKMLRFERQNWELGMRILSCFALKMGFAEDFFTKAHDPSSDHYQSTLRLIHYMSMEGAKPEDFSSWRAGAHSDFDCLTILHQKEGEGGLQVCPGKDAALKEWTDVPPRKGYITCNIGDMLMRWSDDQLQSTLHRVRMPRENEYMGRRLSLPFFCQANRDAVMQGPLGKYEAITAGEYLTRRINANFAKK; encoded by the coding sequence ATGAATATCCAGACAGACACCCTCGCGGAACTCGCCAAGGAAGCGACCATCGGCGGCATCGGCACGACCGTTGACCGGGAAATCCCCGTCATCGACCTTTCTGACTTCGACAACCGCAAGCACGAAATCGCTGATGCACTCTGGCAGGCCTCGGTCGATATCGGTTTCTTCCAGGTCTACAATCACGGCATCGCCCAGGACGATATCGACGCGGCCTTCGAAACGGCCTGGACATTCTTCGCACTGCCGGCGGAGGTTAAGGCGAAAACCCCAATGCCGAAGGGCATCAATGCCGGCTGGGAATTCAAGGCGCAGGTCCGCCCCTCCACCGGTACGCCGGATAACAAGGAGAGCTTCCAGCTCACCCGGCCGGACATGATCCGCCTCAACCTGTGGCCGAGCGAAGACGATCTTCCGGGCTTCCGGGAAAAGATGCTTCGCTTCGAGCGACAGAACTGGGAACTCGGCATGCGCATCCTCTCCTGCTTCGCGCTGAAGATGGGCTTTGCCGAGGATTTCTTCACCAAGGCGCATGACCCGTCTTCGGACCATTATCAATCGACTCTGCGCCTCATCCATTACATGTCGATGGAAGGCGCCAAGCCGGAAGACTTCTCGTCGTGGCGTGCCGGCGCGCATTCGGACTTCGATTGCTTGACCATCCTTCACCAGAAGGAGGGCGAAGGCGGGCTCCAGGTCTGCCCGGGCAAGGATGCAGCTCTGAAGGAATGGACGGATGTTCCGCCGCGCAAAGGCTACATCACCTGCAACATTGGCGACATGCTGATGCGCTGGTCGGACGACCAGCTGCAGTCGACGCTGCACCGGGTGCGCATGCCGCGGGAGAATGAGTACATGGGCCGCCGACTGTCACTGCCGTTCTTCTGCCAGGCAAACCGCGATGCCGTCATGCAGGGTCCGCTCGGCAAATACGAGGCGATCACCGCCGGCGAATACCTGACCCGGCGCATCAACGCCAATTTCGCCAAGAAGTGA
- a CDS encoding ABC transporter permease: MQSRTPVALLKQVLALPGITSAAALIGTVLLWEAAARLLSIPTYLLPPPSAILGSFSSIGFERWMGHIAATLRVALIGYAMSIVIAIPLAVVMMRSPFLSRTLYPLLVVVQSTPVVAIAPIIIVVLGAGDAPRIVITCLITFFPLVVSTATGLAATSPELIELSRSLRASGFREITQIRLPFAVPYIFSALKISITLAVIGAVVAEFCASEAGVGYFIQLSTSLFKLPQAWAGLLVLAAMSLLLFQAVVLTQKLLFPWSLPKNG, translated from the coding sequence ATGCAGAGCCGTACGCCGGTCGCGCTCCTCAAGCAGGTTCTGGCATTGCCGGGCATCACGTCCGCCGCGGCCCTGATCGGCACGGTGCTGCTATGGGAAGCGGCGGCGCGGCTCCTGTCGATCCCGACCTATCTGCTGCCGCCGCCAAGCGCGATCCTCGGCTCGTTCTCCTCCATCGGCTTCGAGCGCTGGATGGGTCACATCGCCGCGACGTTGCGGGTGGCGCTGATCGGTTATGCGATGTCCATCGTTATCGCCATTCCACTCGCGGTGGTCATGATGCGATCGCCATTCCTGTCGCGAACGCTCTATCCGCTGCTCGTTGTAGTGCAGTCGACGCCGGTGGTGGCGATTGCGCCGATCATCATCGTCGTGCTCGGGGCCGGCGATGCGCCACGCATCGTTATCACCTGTCTCATCACCTTCTTTCCGCTCGTCGTCTCCACCGCAACGGGCCTTGCGGCAACCTCCCCGGAGCTGATCGAGCTGTCGCGAAGCCTGCGCGCCTCGGGCTTCCGCGAGATCACCCAGATACGCCTGCCGTTTGCGGTGCCCTACATCTTCTCGGCGCTGAAAATCTCGATCACGCTTGCCGTCATCGGCGCCGTGGTTGCGGAGTTCTGCGCATCCGAAGCCGGCGTCGGCTATTTCATCCAGCTGTCGACCTCCCTGTTCAAGCTGCCACAGGCCTGGGCCGGCTTGCTGGTGCTCGCCGCCATGTCGCTCTTGCTGTTTCAGGCCGTGGTCCTGACGCAGAAGCTCCTCTTTCCCTGGAGCCTGCCGAAAAACGGCTGA
- a CDS encoding ABC transporter ATP-binding protein, with protein sequence MAMPAIRFDRLGQVFETRSGRTEALRDVSFDVARHEFVSILGPSGCGKSTLLRMIAGLLKPTSGSADVFGLPVTAPRDDIGIVFQKPTLLPWATVEDNVVFPARHKTGRVTAEERGRAGELLSMVGLAGFEKRLPDELSGGMQQRVGIARALLMDPDILLMDEPFSALDALTREVMGFDLLRIFSERPKTVVFITHSVSEAALLSDRVLVMTGRPGSILTEVTVPVGRPRGPETAKDKAIHDLSDYLRDLLLTRHAA encoded by the coding sequence ATGGCGATGCCCGCTATCCGCTTCGACAGGCTTGGACAGGTTTTCGAAACCCGATCCGGGCGCACGGAAGCCCTGCGCGACGTCAGTTTCGATGTGGCCCGGCATGAGTTTGTCTCGATCCTCGGCCCTTCGGGCTGCGGGAAATCGACCCTACTGCGCATGATCGCCGGCCTGTTGAAGCCGACGTCCGGCTCGGCAGACGTCTTCGGTCTGCCGGTGACGGCCCCGCGTGACGACATCGGGATCGTCTTCCAGAAGCCGACGCTGCTTCCCTGGGCGACGGTCGAAGACAATGTCGTGTTTCCCGCCCGCCACAAGACCGGCCGGGTAACGGCAGAGGAGCGCGGGCGGGCGGGTGAACTGCTGAGCATGGTCGGGCTTGCCGGCTTCGAGAAACGCCTGCCGGACGAACTGTCCGGCGGCATGCAACAGCGTGTCGGCATCGCCCGCGCGCTGCTCATGGACCCGGATATCCTGCTGATGGACGAACCCTTCTCGGCGCTGGATGCCCTGACGCGCGAGGTGATGGGCTTCGATCTGCTGCGCATCTTTTCCGAACGTCCGAAGACCGTGGTCTTCATCACCCACTCCGTCAGCGAGGCGGCGCTTCTGTCCGACCGCGTTTTGGTGATGACCGGACGGCCGGGCTCGATCCTGACCGAAGTCACCGTTCCCGTCGGCCGGCCACGCGGCCCTGAAACTGCAAAGGACAAGGCGATCCATGACCTCTCCGATTACCTCCGCGATCTCCTCCTCACCCGTCACGCGGCGTGA
- a CDS encoding ABC transporter substrate-binding protein, which yields MSRTKLAFYALAATLSAGATSAADKVIFQLDWLPGGDKAPIYVCIQEGFCSDAGLEVEIASGRGSTDAISRLAAASSDIGVSDIGALMAARANEGVKVTAVMSLFNKGPHAFYVAKGGSIASVADVKGKTIATSPFTSSNVYLPLVLKDAGIDMADIKLIKADPGALGPMLMTGNADGIIAWMTDLTRYSNQGKEAGKEIVALPWSAAGLELYSASLIASDDFLAKRPQVAARFIAAYKKSVEFAKENPEKAAAAVTAIVPELGSEDVQGSLKDTLPLIFNEVTEKDGLGAFETARLAETWRRVSEAQDIDPAKLDPETTVNRTFVVAE from the coding sequence ATGTCCCGCACCAAGCTTGCCTTCTATGCACTTGCCGCAACCCTTTCTGCCGGCGCCACCTCCGCCGCCGACAAGGTGATCTTTCAGCTCGATTGGCTGCCGGGTGGCGACAAGGCGCCGATCTACGTCTGCATCCAGGAAGGTTTCTGTTCGGACGCCGGCCTTGAGGTGGAGATCGCCTCCGGTCGCGGCTCGACCGACGCCATCTCGCGCCTTGCCGCCGCGTCCTCCGACATCGGTGTTTCCGATATCGGCGCCCTGATGGCCGCCCGCGCCAATGAAGGCGTGAAGGTGACCGCCGTCATGTCGCTGTTCAACAAGGGGCCGCATGCCTTCTACGTCGCCAAGGGCGGTTCGATCGCAAGCGTCGCTGACGTCAAGGGCAAGACGATCGCGACGTCGCCTTTCACATCCTCGAATGTCTACCTGCCGCTGGTGCTCAAGGATGCCGGCATCGACATGGCGGATATCAAGCTTATCAAGGCCGATCCCGGCGCACTCGGCCCGATGCTGATGACCGGCAATGCCGATGGCATCATCGCCTGGATGACCGACCTGACGCGCTATAGCAACCAGGGCAAGGAAGCTGGCAAGGAGATCGTTGCCCTGCCATGGTCGGCAGCCGGGCTCGAGCTTTATTCCGCATCTCTCATCGCCAGCGACGATTTCCTCGCCAAGCGTCCGCAGGTCGCCGCCCGCTTTATCGCCGCCTACAAGAAATCCGTCGAGTTCGCCAAGGAGAATCCGGAGAAGGCTGCCGCTGCTGTCACCGCCATCGTACCGGAACTCGGCTCGGAAGATGTCCAGGGTTCGCTCAAGGACACGCTGCCGTTGATCTTCAACGAGGTGACGGAGAAGGACGGCCTCGGTGCCTTCGAAACCGCCCGCCTCGCCGAAACCTGGCGCCGTGTCTCTGAAGCGCAGGACATCGATCCGGCCAAGCTCGATCCGGAAACCACGGTCAACCGCACCTTCGTCGTCGCGGAGTAA
- the nadC gene encoding carboxylating nicotinate-nucleotide diphosphorylase: MPLQGVPEMSLVPLPRLIVEPLVRAALLEDLGLAGDITSASVIPRDHRSTVVMAARQPGVIAGLDAAELAFSLVDPEIVMRRHLQDGDAVKPGDVIATIEGPSRGLLSAERTALNFLGHLSGIATVTAQIAAAIRGTKASVACTRKTTPGLRALEKYAVRAGGGMNHRFALYDAVLIKDNHVAIAGGVAEAIRRARAGVGHMVKIEVEVDTLDQLREAMETGVDAVLLDNMTPDQLREAVALVAGRAITEASGRVTPITAAAIAASGVDLISVGWLTHSAPVLDIGLDFVEAATATETSPRRIAQVL, translated from the coding sequence ATGCCCTTGCAAGGAGTGCCTGAGATGAGCCTCGTTCCCCTTCCGCGCCTGATCGTCGAGCCGCTGGTGCGGGCGGCCCTGCTCGAAGATCTGGGTCTTGCCGGTGACATCACCTCGGCATCGGTCATCCCTCGCGATCACCGTTCGACGGTAGTGATGGCGGCCCGTCAGCCGGGCGTGATCGCCGGTCTCGATGCCGCCGAACTCGCTTTCTCTCTCGTCGATCCCGAGATCGTCATGCGCCGCCATCTCCAGGATGGCGATGCGGTCAAGCCTGGCGACGTGATCGCCACCATCGAAGGTCCGTCGCGTGGCCTGCTCAGCGCCGAGCGCACCGCGCTGAATTTCCTCGGCCATCTCTCAGGTATTGCGACTGTGACGGCTCAGATTGCCGCCGCCATTCGCGGCACCAAGGCTTCCGTCGCCTGCACGCGCAAGACGACGCCGGGCCTCAGGGCGCTGGAGAAATATGCGGTGCGGGCCGGTGGCGGCATGAACCACCGCTTCGCGCTTTATGACGCTGTGCTGATCAAGGATAATCACGTCGCCATCGCCGGTGGGGTCGCTGAAGCGATCCGCCGGGCGCGGGCGGGCGTCGGCCATATGGTGAAGATCGAGGTCGAAGTGGACACCCTCGATCAGCTGCGTGAAGCGATGGAGACCGGCGTCGACGCTGTTCTGCTCGACAATATGACGCCGGATCAGCTGCGCGAGGCCGTCGCCCTCGTCGCCGGCCGAGCCATCACCGAAGCGTCCGGCCGCGTAACGCCGATAACGGCTGCCGCAATCGCCGCTTCCGGTGTCGACCTCATTTCCGTCGGCTGGCTGACGCACAGCGCCCCGGTGCTGGATATCGGGCTCGATTTCGTCGAGGCGGCGACCGCAACGGAAACAAGCCCGAGACGGATTGCACAGGTGCTGTAA
- a CDS encoding L-aspartate oxidase gives MTEILEQLSGRTVIVGSGLAGLMTALTLAPEPSVVITRAALGAETSSAWAQGGIAASVGADDSAALHLADTLAAGDGLCDPAIAADIVAEAPAAIAALEQAGVRFDRNAAGELSLGLEAAHNRRRIVHAEGDGSGAAIIAALIQAVMNTPAISVLEGFEARRIVMDGEQVAGLLCATAKGAAILPTSRVVLATGGIGGLYDATTNPMGNFGQGIALAARAGAALADMEFVQFHPTALDSRRRPLALISEAVRGEGALLVNERGERFMARISGAELAPRDVVARAISAEIARGGRVFLDARDALGSRFAARFPVISALCGETGIDPAKDLIPVRPAVHYHMGGVATDANGRSSVPGLWVAGEAASTGLHGANRLASNSLLEAAVMGMRAARDISGMPASFTGTISAGSLPAPADASFVRPIVSRHLGVLRNAGALHGAIAALLPLAEGNGPAADPAIVALLIAVFASLRMESRGAHARTDFPLKLANANRRQMHLSQALEIARATPPYALARSA, from the coding sequence ATGACCGAGATTCTCGAGCAGCTATCAGGACGCACGGTGATCGTCGGCAGTGGGCTTGCGGGATTGATGACCGCACTGACACTGGCGCCTGAACCTTCCGTCGTCATCACCCGCGCGGCCCTTGGCGCGGAGACATCGAGCGCCTGGGCGCAGGGCGGCATCGCCGCCAGCGTCGGCGCCGACGATAGCGCAGCGCTGCATCTTGCCGATACGCTCGCCGCCGGCGACGGGCTCTGCGATCCAGCCATTGCCGCCGACATCGTCGCCGAGGCACCAGCGGCTATCGCCGCGCTGGAGCAGGCCGGCGTGCGCTTCGACCGGAATGCCGCCGGCGAACTCTCGCTCGGGCTGGAGGCGGCCCATAATCGCCGTCGTATCGTCCATGCCGAAGGCGACGGCTCGGGTGCGGCGATCATCGCCGCGCTAATCCAGGCGGTGATGAATACCCCAGCTATATCAGTGCTCGAAGGCTTCGAGGCGCGGCGGATTGTGATGGACGGCGAGCAGGTCGCCGGCCTGCTTTGCGCGACCGCCAAAGGCGCCGCCATTCTGCCGACATCGAGGGTGGTGCTCGCCACCGGCGGCATTGGCGGGCTTTACGACGCGACCACCAATCCAATGGGCAATTTCGGCCAGGGGATCGCGCTCGCAGCAAGGGCCGGTGCCGCGCTCGCCGATATGGAATTCGTCCAGTTCCATCCGACCGCACTCGATTCACGCCGCCGGCCGCTGGCGCTGATCAGCGAGGCGGTGCGCGGGGAGGGGGCTTTGCTCGTCAACGAACGAGGCGAACGCTTCATGGCCCGCATATCAGGCGCCGAACTTGCACCGCGTGACGTGGTGGCGCGTGCCATCAGCGCCGAAATCGCCCGCGGAGGACGAGTCTTTCTCGATGCCCGCGATGCCCTCGGCAGCCGCTTTGCCGCGCGCTTTCCTGTCATTTCCGCCCTTTGCGGCGAGACCGGCATCGATCCGGCGAAAGACCTCATTCCGGTGCGCCCGGCCGTTCACTATCACATGGGCGGCGTGGCCACGGATGCAAATGGCCGCAGCTCTGTTCCCGGTCTCTGGGTTGCCGGCGAGGCGGCCTCGACCGGCCTGCACGGCGCAAACCGGCTTGCCAGCAATTCGCTGCTGGAGGCTGCTGTCATGGGCATGCGGGCGGCACGCGACATTTCAGGCATGCCGGCGAGTTTTACCGGCACCATCTCCGCCGGGAGTCTCCCGGCGCCGGCCGACGCGTCATTCGTCCGGCCGATCGTCTCGCGCCATCTCGGCGTGCTGCGCAATGCCGGCGCCCTTCATGGCGCGATCGCCGCACTGCTGCCACTTGCCGAAGGCAACGGTCCTGCCGCCGATCCGGCCATCGTCGCGCTGCTGATCGCCGTCTTTGCCAGCCTGCGGATGGAATCGCGCGGCGCCCATGCCCGCACCGACTTTCCGCTGAAGCTCGCCAACGCCAACCGGCGCCAGATGCACCTTTCCCAAGCGCTGGAGATCGCCCGCGCGACGCCGCCCTATGCCCTTGCAAGGAGTGCCTGA